One Solea senegalensis isolate Sse05_10M linkage group LG3, IFAPA_SoseM_1, whole genome shotgun sequence genomic window carries:
- the camta2 gene encoding calmodulin-binding transcription activator 2 isoform X2 yields the protein MSHKEMVSTETENKGQRKVFLPNKLLECLPRSSTLPNERLRWNTNEEIASYLISFDRHDEWLSCSLKTRPKNGSIILYNRKKVKYRKDGYCWKTRKDGKTTREDHMKLKVQGMECLYGCYVHSSIVPTFHRRCYWLLQNPDIVLVHYLNVPSLEDSGKCSPLLCGVADRHDSVRWSREDLLSQLKPMFHSMKCSLGSGDFSIEELVQHILERQRTKPQPRTHTCLCNTAQVSPGVNIPHRCNSTKHRIISPKLPAAAGSSPSPLAAEAGDAGRAGGGGEAKLPHLQAQSSPASSPCPTSTAASSPPQPHRTATITMSNHSNGFYGDRRANLTTVALPQNAVIVMATATAIAGGRGAGNTGGGARGEEAGQRRSLSLTQSSQLLLSPTAATTSGVASCPSPPTSSSPTPSSLPPAAVQASGVATLSLTLLPSPVIGSLLLTPPSSSLRSRPPAATSPPSPPSPCSPPPPTFDPDSFLNSPKQGQTYGGPPPLPLPPSSSSSPLSPPSLALSLSPTSTPPSSVSPPSSLSSSSSSSEVDRRHSASSSPPSCSLPPSIALSPTSTGAPPLLPLCLELGALGQNGGGSEEVGGAEEVKDRRGCGDDNDDDDDEEGRAPPTKLALLQPSHTPSTSSPQQQTGSNSASRALVCQQVTSPQAANHMQQQADRQPSLVLRTPYTHQSAVEAPPPAQISHQPLVLHQTSIIMKDASVSAPAAVTMAPAHLNTPPVQVKEESGRGYNSEGTHMESSLEEEEEEEGLEPGERGGEELDISFDSQFPDLISDLIPDDANPVTAHSATAPPNQSLFPAGVRYVVPPQPSPSSSFLPFPHPLPSSSTRLTSITDFSPEWSYPEGGVKVLITGPWSELSGRYSCVFDQSTVPASLIQPGVLRCYCPAHEAGLVCLQVLESGGSVSSSVLFEYRARNASSLPSSQLDWLSLDDNQFRMSILERLEQMERRMAEMAARDNNQQHQQQQQQQQHHHYHQQHGNQVAALPPPPLPEDHEQWFERRIVGVCERMIRVGRWGGGGGGRERLHHPVRHRGMTLLHLAAAQGYTHLIQTLIYWRSVNSDSLDLEQEVDPLNVDHFSCTPLMWACALGHQRAAELLYSWNSLALGIPDSLGRLPLAVARSRGHTRLATALEELHTSTRSTLGDTRTPPTPQPPPSPLSTSPDTGLSSSSSLPSPSDPSSPSPSSAYSSGPTPMDTSPSSPSSPSSPSTSPPSASSLPALSMWGEEPSDGFSTGLNPGGSRESPLYLMEYESASLGHTHLYTQMVGGRRTHAATPAATLEEQLLSYSENAENEGEEEEYLEEEVLQVDMATLAEQIIEATPERIKQEDFPKGAESPLRERRDNPAIQDTWLATYLDTVDAHTHSPPRRVCPPSPLSALALQRLRPPSSAAWAEFLNASTNGKMERDFALLTLTDGEQRELYEAARVIQNAFRRYKGRRLKEQQDMAAAVIQRCYRKYKQYALYKKMTQAAILIQSKFRSYYEQKRFQQSRRAAVLIQQYYRSYKQAPRGGASHNPKIKGSFLTKKQDQAARKIMRFLRRCRHRIKELKQTRELERRGLTTL from the exons ATGAGCCACAAGGAGATGGTTTCCACGGAGACAG AGAACAAAGGACAGAGAAAGGTGTTTCTCCCTAACAAGCTGCTTGAGTGTCTCCCTCGCTCTTCCACTCTGCCAAATGAGCGTCTGCGTTGGAACACTAATGAA GAGATCGCCTCTTACCTGATATCGTTCGACAGACATGACGAGTGGCTCTCCTGCTCCTTAAAAACCAG gcCGAAGAACGGCAGCATCATCCTGTACAACAGGAAGAAGGTGAAGTACAGGAAGGACGGATACTGCTGGAAGACGAGGAAGGATGGAAAGACGACAAGAGAGGACCACATGAAGCTGAAGGTCCAGGGCATGGAG TGCCTGTACGGTTGCTACGTTCATTCCTCCATCGTGCCGACATTCCACAGACGATGCTACTGGCTgctgcag aacCCAGACATTGTGCTGGTCCACTACCTGAATGTGCCGTCCCTGGAGGATTCTGGGAAATGCAGTCCGCTGCTGTGTGGTGTGGCCGACCGCCATGACAGCGTGAGGTGGAGCCGAGAAGACCTGCTGAGTCAGCTGAAGCCCATGT TTCACAGTATGAAGTGTTCCCTGGGTTCGGGGGATTTCAGCATCGAGGAACTGGTGCAGCACATTCTGGAGCGGCAGAGAACCAAACCAcagccgcgcacacacacctgtctctgtAACACCGCCCAGG TCTCTCCAGGAGTGAACATTCCTCATCGTTGTAACAGCACCAAGCATCGCATCATCTCGCCCAAACTGCCCGCTGCTGCCGGGTCCTCACCTTCCCCGCTCGCCGCTGAGGCAGGGGATGCTGGGAgggcaggagggggaggagaagcCAAATTGCCCCACCTGCAGGCTCAAAGCAGCCCCGCCTCCTCGCCCTGCCCCACCTCCAC CGCcgcctcctctccccctcagcCCCACAGAACCGCCACCATCACCATGAGTAACCATAGCAACGGCTTCTACGGTGACCGGCGTGCCAACCTGACCACGGTGGCGCTGCCTCAGAACGCTGTTATCGTCATGGCTACAGCCACTGCCATTGCAGGAGGGCGAGGGGCAGGAAACACGGGAGGCGGGGCCAGAGGTGAGGAGGCGGGGCAGAGGAGGAGCCTGTCACTCACCCAGTCAAGCCAATTATTGCTTTCCCCCACTGCGGCCACCACGTCAGGGGTGGCCTCATGCCCCTCCCCTCCAACCTCCTCCTCACccactccctcctccctcccccccgcTGCTGTCCAGGCGTCAGGTGTGGCCACCCTctccctcaccctcctcccctctccagTCATCGGAAGCCTCCTCCtcacccccccctcctcctcgcTCCGCTCTCGTCCTCCTGCTGCAACTTCCCCTCCTTCTCCCCCTTCCCCCTGCTCACCGCCTCCACCCACGTTTGACCCTGACTCCTTCTTGAACTCTCCAAAACAGGGTCAGACCTACGGTggcccccctcctcttcctctccccccttcctcctcctcttccccgcTGTCTCCCCCATCCCtggctctctccctctcccctacGTCCACCCCTCCATCCTCTGTGTCCCCTccatcctccctctcctcctcctcctcctcctctgaggtGGACAGACGAcactctgcctcctcttcccCGCCATCATGCTCCCTCCCCCCTTCTATTGCCCTGTCTCCCACTTCCACTGGGGCCCcgcccctcctccccctctgcctGGAGCTGGGAGCTCTGGGACAGAACGGGGGCGGGTCTGAGGAGGTGGGTGGAGCTGAGGAGGTGAAGGACAGGAGAGGTTGcggtgatgataatgatgatgatgatgacgaagaaGGCAGGGCTCCTCCCACCAAGCTGGCATTGCTACAG CCAAGCCACACCCCCTCTACCTCATCACCacagcaacagacaggaagCAACTCTGCTTCCCGGGCCCTGGTTTGCCAACAGGTGACTTCTCCCCAGGCAGCCAATCACATGCAGCAACAAGCTGACAGACAGCCCTCATTGGTGCTGAGAACGCCCTACACTCACCAGTCTGCAGTTgaggccccgccccctgctCAAATATCCCATCAACCCTTGGTTCTGCACCAAACATCAATTATCATGAAAGATGCATCTGTCTCCGCCCCTGCTGCCGTCACCATGGCCCCTGCTCACTTGAACACACCCCCTGTTCAGGTTAAGGAGGAGTCTGGGCGGGGCTACAACTCTGAGGGCACCCACATGGAGTCGTccttggaggaggaggaggaggaggaggggctggaGCCCGGTGAGCGGGGAGGGGAGGAGCTTGACATCTCCTTCGACAGCCAGTTTCCTGACCTCATCTCTGACCTCATCCCCGATGACGCCAATCCTGTTACAGCTCACTCCGCCACCGCCCCTCCAAACCAGTCGCTGTTCCCTGCGGGCGTGCGATACGTGGTGCCCCCTCagccctccccctcctcctctttcctgcCATTCCCTCACCCgctgccctcctcctccaccagacTCACCTCCATCACTGACTTCTCACCGGAGTGGTCATACCCCGAG ggtGGTGTGAAGGTGTTGATCACAGGACCGTGGAGTGAGCTCTCGGGTCGATACTCGTGTGTGTTCGACCAGAGCACCGTCCCCGCTTCATTGATCCAGCCGGGAGTCCTGCGTTGCTACTGCCCTG CGCACGAGGCCGGCCTAgtgtgtctgcaggttctgGAGTCGGGAGGTTccgtttcttcttctgttctgttCGAGTACCGAGCGAGAAATGCCAGCTCTCTGCCCAGCTCCCAGCTCGACTGGCTCTCACTGGACG ATAATCAGTTCAGGATGTCCATCCTGGAGCGGCTGGAGCAGATGGAGCGCAGAATGGCCGAGATGGCTGCCCGTGACAACAACCAGcagcaccaacaacaacaacaacaacaacaacatcatcattatcatcaacaGCACGGCAACCAAGTAGCAGCACTTCCTCCGCCACCCCTACCCGAGGACCACGAACAG TGGTTTGAGAGGAGGATCGTGGGAGTGTGTGAGCGAATGATTAGGGTGGGACGAtggggaggaggcggaggaggcagagagaggctTCATCACCCTGTCCGCCACCGTGGGATGACACTGCTCCACCTGGCTGCTGCACAGGGATACACACACCTGATACAGACTCTGATCTACtggag GAGTGTGAACAGCGACTCTCTGGACCTGGAGCAGGAAGTTGATCCTCTGAATGTTGACCACTTCTCCTGCACCCCGCTG atgtGGGCTTGTGCACTGGGCCACCAGAGGGCGGCAGAGCTCTTGTACAGCTGGAACAGTCTGGCTCTGGGGATCCCCGACTCGCTTGGACGTCTGCCGCTCGCTGTCGCTCGCTCCCGAGGACACACACGCCTTGCCACGGCGCTGGAGGAGCTTCACACGAGTACGCGCTCCACCCTCGGGGACACGCGCACGCCGCCGACGCCGCAGCCACCACCGTCTCCTCTGTCCACGAGCCCCGACACAG GTCTGAGCTCCTCCAGCAGCCTCCCCTCGCCCAGCgacccctcctccccctccccaagCTCTGCTTACTCCAGTGGGCCCACGCCCATGGACACCTCCCCTTCCTCACcctcttccccctcctccccctccacctcccctccctctgcctcctccctTCCTGCTCTGTCCATGTGGGGGGAGGAGCCAAGTGATGGCTTCAGCACAG GTCTGAACCCGGGAGGCTCCAGAGAGTCCCCCCTGTACCTCATGGAGTACGAGAGCGCCTCCCTTGGCCACACGCACCTTTACACACAGATGGTAGGGGGGCGGCGGACACACGCGGCCACACCGGCAGCGACgctggaggagcagctgctgaGCTACAGCGAGAATGCCGAGAACGAAGGCGAGGAAGAGGAGtacctggaggaggaggtgctacAG GTTGACATGGCAACGCTGGCTGAGCAAATCATTGAGGCGACCCCTGAGAGAATCAAGCAGGAGGACTTCCCCAAAGGGGCGGAGTCACCGCTCAGAGAGCGACGGGACAACCCTGCCATACAGGACACCTGGCTGGCCACTTACCTGGACACTGTTgacgctcacactcactccccaCCGAG gcGGGTGTGCCCCCCCTCGCCTCTCAGTGCACTGGCCCTTCAGAGGCTCCGCCCCCCCTCCTCTGCAGCCTGGGCGGAGTTCCTGAATGCGTCGACCAATgggaagatggagagagactTTGCCCTCCTGACGTTGACAGACGGCGAGCAGAGAGAGCTGTACGAGGCCGCCAGAGTCATCCAGAACGCCTTCAGGAGATACAAG GGTCGGAGGTTAAAGGAGCAGCAGGATATGGCTGCAGCCGTCATTCAGAGGTGCTACAGGAAATacaaacag TACGCGCTCTACAAGAAGATGACGCAGGCGGCCATCTTGATCCAGTCCAAGTTCCGCTCGTACTACGAGCAGAAACGTTTCCAGCAGAGCCGGCGGGCGGCGGTCCTCATCCAGCAGTACTACCGCAGCTACAAGCAGGCGCCACGTGGGGGCGCCAGCCACAACCCCAAGATCAA GGGCTCGTTCCTGACAAAGAAACAAGACCAGGCAGCGAGGAAGATCATGAGGTTTCTGAGACGCTGCAgacacag GATCAAGGAGCTGAAACAGACGAGGgagctggagaggagaggactgACGACATTATGA
- the camta2 gene encoding calmodulin-binding transcription activator 2 isoform X1: MSHKEMVSTETENKGQRKVFLPNKLLECLPRSSTLPNERLRWNTNEEIASYLISFDRHDEWLSCSLKTRPKNGSIILYNRKKVKYRKDGYCWKTRKDGKTTREDHMKLKVQGMECLYGCYVHSSIVPTFHRRCYWLLQNPDIVLVHYLNVPSLEDSGKCSPLLCGVADRHDSVRWSREDLLSQLKPMFHSMKCSLGSGDFSIEELVQHILERQRTKPQPRTHTCLCNTAQVSPGVNIPHRCNSTKHRIISPKLPAAAGSSPSPLAAEAGDAGRAGGGGEAKLPHLQAQSSPASSPCPTSTAASSPPQPHRTATITMSNHSNGFYGDRRANLTTVALPQNAVIVMATATAIAGGRGAGNTGGGARGEEAGQRRSLSLTQSSQLLLSPTAATTSGVASCPSPPTSSSPTPSSLPPAAVQASGVATLSLTLLPSPVIGSLLLTPPSSSLRSRPPAATSPPSPPSPCSPPPPTFDPDSFLNSPKQGQTYGGPPPLPLPPSSSSSPLSPPSLALSLSPTSTPPSSVSPPSSLSSSSSSSEVDRRHSASSSPPSCSLPPSIALSPTSTGAPPLLPLCLELGALGQNGGGSEEVGGAEEVKDRRGCGDDNDDDDDEEGRAPPTKLALLQPSHTPSTSSPQQQTGSNSASRALVCQQVTSPQAANHMQQQADRQPSLVLRTPYTHQSAVEAPPPAQISHQPLVLHQTSIIMKDASVSAPAAVTMAPAHLNTPPVQVKEESGRGYNSEGTHMESSLEEEEEEEGLEPGERGGEELDISFDSQFPDLISDLIPDDANPVTAHSATAPPNQSLFPAGVRYVVPPQPSPSSSFLPFPHPLPSSSTRLTSITDFSPEWSYPEGGVKVLITGPWSELSGRYSCVFDQSTVPASLIQPGVLRCYCPAHEAGLVCLQVLESGGSVSSSVLFEYRARNASSLPSSQLDWLSLDDNQFRMSILERLEQMERRMAEMAARDNNQQHQQQQQQQQHHHYHQQHGNQVAALPPPPLPEDHEQWFERRIVGVCERMIRVGRWGGGGGGRERLHHPVRHRGMTLLHLAAAQGYTHLIQTLIYWRSVNSDSLDLEQEVDPLNVDHFSCTPLMWACALGHQRAAELLYSWNSLALGIPDSLGRLPLAVARSRGHTRLATALEELHTSTRSTLGDTRTPPTPQPPPSPLSTSPDTGLSSSSSLPSPSDPSSPSPSSAYSSGPTPMDTSPSSPSSPSSPSTSPPSASSLPALSMWGEEPSDGFSTGLNPGGSRESPLYLMEYESASLGHTHLYTQMVGGRRTHAATPAATLEEQLLSYSENAENEGEEEEYLEEEVLQVDMATLAEQIIEATPERIKQEDFPKGAESPLRERRDNPAIQDTWLATYLDTVDAHTHSPPRRVCPPSPLSALALQRLRPPSSAAWAEFLNASTNGKMERDFALLTLTDGEQRELYEAARVIQNAFRRYKGRRLKEQQDMAAAVIQRCYRKYKQLTWIALKYALYKKMTQAAILIQSKFRSYYEQKRFQQSRRAAVLIQQYYRSYKQAPRGGASHNPKIKGSFLTKKQDQAARKIMRFLRRCRHRIKELKQTRELERRGLTTL; this comes from the exons ATGAGCCACAAGGAGATGGTTTCCACGGAGACAG AGAACAAAGGACAGAGAAAGGTGTTTCTCCCTAACAAGCTGCTTGAGTGTCTCCCTCGCTCTTCCACTCTGCCAAATGAGCGTCTGCGTTGGAACACTAATGAA GAGATCGCCTCTTACCTGATATCGTTCGACAGACATGACGAGTGGCTCTCCTGCTCCTTAAAAACCAG gcCGAAGAACGGCAGCATCATCCTGTACAACAGGAAGAAGGTGAAGTACAGGAAGGACGGATACTGCTGGAAGACGAGGAAGGATGGAAAGACGACAAGAGAGGACCACATGAAGCTGAAGGTCCAGGGCATGGAG TGCCTGTACGGTTGCTACGTTCATTCCTCCATCGTGCCGACATTCCACAGACGATGCTACTGGCTgctgcag aacCCAGACATTGTGCTGGTCCACTACCTGAATGTGCCGTCCCTGGAGGATTCTGGGAAATGCAGTCCGCTGCTGTGTGGTGTGGCCGACCGCCATGACAGCGTGAGGTGGAGCCGAGAAGACCTGCTGAGTCAGCTGAAGCCCATGT TTCACAGTATGAAGTGTTCCCTGGGTTCGGGGGATTTCAGCATCGAGGAACTGGTGCAGCACATTCTGGAGCGGCAGAGAACCAAACCAcagccgcgcacacacacctgtctctgtAACACCGCCCAGG TCTCTCCAGGAGTGAACATTCCTCATCGTTGTAACAGCACCAAGCATCGCATCATCTCGCCCAAACTGCCCGCTGCTGCCGGGTCCTCACCTTCCCCGCTCGCCGCTGAGGCAGGGGATGCTGGGAgggcaggagggggaggagaagcCAAATTGCCCCACCTGCAGGCTCAAAGCAGCCCCGCCTCCTCGCCCTGCCCCACCTCCAC CGCcgcctcctctccccctcagcCCCACAGAACCGCCACCATCACCATGAGTAACCATAGCAACGGCTTCTACGGTGACCGGCGTGCCAACCTGACCACGGTGGCGCTGCCTCAGAACGCTGTTATCGTCATGGCTACAGCCACTGCCATTGCAGGAGGGCGAGGGGCAGGAAACACGGGAGGCGGGGCCAGAGGTGAGGAGGCGGGGCAGAGGAGGAGCCTGTCACTCACCCAGTCAAGCCAATTATTGCTTTCCCCCACTGCGGCCACCACGTCAGGGGTGGCCTCATGCCCCTCCCCTCCAACCTCCTCCTCACccactccctcctccctcccccccgcTGCTGTCCAGGCGTCAGGTGTGGCCACCCTctccctcaccctcctcccctctccagTCATCGGAAGCCTCCTCCtcacccccccctcctcctcgcTCCGCTCTCGTCCTCCTGCTGCAACTTCCCCTCCTTCTCCCCCTTCCCCCTGCTCACCGCCTCCACCCACGTTTGACCCTGACTCCTTCTTGAACTCTCCAAAACAGGGTCAGACCTACGGTggcccccctcctcttcctctccccccttcctcctcctcttccccgcTGTCTCCCCCATCCCtggctctctccctctcccctacGTCCACCCCTCCATCCTCTGTGTCCCCTccatcctccctctcctcctcctcctcctcctctgaggtGGACAGACGAcactctgcctcctcttcccCGCCATCATGCTCCCTCCCCCCTTCTATTGCCCTGTCTCCCACTTCCACTGGGGCCCcgcccctcctccccctctgcctGGAGCTGGGAGCTCTGGGACAGAACGGGGGCGGGTCTGAGGAGGTGGGTGGAGCTGAGGAGGTGAAGGACAGGAGAGGTTGcggtgatgataatgatgatgatgatgacgaagaaGGCAGGGCTCCTCCCACCAAGCTGGCATTGCTACAG CCAAGCCACACCCCCTCTACCTCATCACCacagcaacagacaggaagCAACTCTGCTTCCCGGGCCCTGGTTTGCCAACAGGTGACTTCTCCCCAGGCAGCCAATCACATGCAGCAACAAGCTGACAGACAGCCCTCATTGGTGCTGAGAACGCCCTACACTCACCAGTCTGCAGTTgaggccccgccccctgctCAAATATCCCATCAACCCTTGGTTCTGCACCAAACATCAATTATCATGAAAGATGCATCTGTCTCCGCCCCTGCTGCCGTCACCATGGCCCCTGCTCACTTGAACACACCCCCTGTTCAGGTTAAGGAGGAGTCTGGGCGGGGCTACAACTCTGAGGGCACCCACATGGAGTCGTccttggaggaggaggaggaggaggaggggctggaGCCCGGTGAGCGGGGAGGGGAGGAGCTTGACATCTCCTTCGACAGCCAGTTTCCTGACCTCATCTCTGACCTCATCCCCGATGACGCCAATCCTGTTACAGCTCACTCCGCCACCGCCCCTCCAAACCAGTCGCTGTTCCCTGCGGGCGTGCGATACGTGGTGCCCCCTCagccctccccctcctcctctttcctgcCATTCCCTCACCCgctgccctcctcctccaccagacTCACCTCCATCACTGACTTCTCACCGGAGTGGTCATACCCCGAG ggtGGTGTGAAGGTGTTGATCACAGGACCGTGGAGTGAGCTCTCGGGTCGATACTCGTGTGTGTTCGACCAGAGCACCGTCCCCGCTTCATTGATCCAGCCGGGAGTCCTGCGTTGCTACTGCCCTG CGCACGAGGCCGGCCTAgtgtgtctgcaggttctgGAGTCGGGAGGTTccgtttcttcttctgttctgttCGAGTACCGAGCGAGAAATGCCAGCTCTCTGCCCAGCTCCCAGCTCGACTGGCTCTCACTGGACG ATAATCAGTTCAGGATGTCCATCCTGGAGCGGCTGGAGCAGATGGAGCGCAGAATGGCCGAGATGGCTGCCCGTGACAACAACCAGcagcaccaacaacaacaacaacaacaacaacatcatcattatcatcaacaGCACGGCAACCAAGTAGCAGCACTTCCTCCGCCACCCCTACCCGAGGACCACGAACAG TGGTTTGAGAGGAGGATCGTGGGAGTGTGTGAGCGAATGATTAGGGTGGGACGAtggggaggaggcggaggaggcagagagaggctTCATCACCCTGTCCGCCACCGTGGGATGACACTGCTCCACCTGGCTGCTGCACAGGGATACACACACCTGATACAGACTCTGATCTACtggag GAGTGTGAACAGCGACTCTCTGGACCTGGAGCAGGAAGTTGATCCTCTGAATGTTGACCACTTCTCCTGCACCCCGCTG atgtGGGCTTGTGCACTGGGCCACCAGAGGGCGGCAGAGCTCTTGTACAGCTGGAACAGTCTGGCTCTGGGGATCCCCGACTCGCTTGGACGTCTGCCGCTCGCTGTCGCTCGCTCCCGAGGACACACACGCCTTGCCACGGCGCTGGAGGAGCTTCACACGAGTACGCGCTCCACCCTCGGGGACACGCGCACGCCGCCGACGCCGCAGCCACCACCGTCTCCTCTGTCCACGAGCCCCGACACAG GTCTGAGCTCCTCCAGCAGCCTCCCCTCGCCCAGCgacccctcctccccctccccaagCTCTGCTTACTCCAGTGGGCCCACGCCCATGGACACCTCCCCTTCCTCACcctcttccccctcctccccctccacctcccctccctctgcctcctccctTCCTGCTCTGTCCATGTGGGGGGAGGAGCCAAGTGATGGCTTCAGCACAG GTCTGAACCCGGGAGGCTCCAGAGAGTCCCCCCTGTACCTCATGGAGTACGAGAGCGCCTCCCTTGGCCACACGCACCTTTACACACAGATGGTAGGGGGGCGGCGGACACACGCGGCCACACCGGCAGCGACgctggaggagcagctgctgaGCTACAGCGAGAATGCCGAGAACGAAGGCGAGGAAGAGGAGtacctggaggaggaggtgctacAG GTTGACATGGCAACGCTGGCTGAGCAAATCATTGAGGCGACCCCTGAGAGAATCAAGCAGGAGGACTTCCCCAAAGGGGCGGAGTCACCGCTCAGAGAGCGACGGGACAACCCTGCCATACAGGACACCTGGCTGGCCACTTACCTGGACACTGTTgacgctcacactcactccccaCCGAG gcGGGTGTGCCCCCCCTCGCCTCTCAGTGCACTGGCCCTTCAGAGGCTCCGCCCCCCCTCCTCTGCAGCCTGGGCGGAGTTCCTGAATGCGTCGACCAATgggaagatggagagagactTTGCCCTCCTGACGTTGACAGACGGCGAGCAGAGAGAGCTGTACGAGGCCGCCAGAGTCATCCAGAACGCCTTCAGGAGATACAAG GGTCGGAGGTTAAAGGAGCAGCAGGATATGGCTGCAGCCGTCATTCAGAGGTGCTACAGGAAATacaaacag CTAACATGGATAGCTCTGAAG TACGCGCTCTACAAGAAGATGACGCAGGCGGCCATCTTGATCCAGTCCAAGTTCCGCTCGTACTACGAGCAGAAACGTTTCCAGCAGAGCCGGCGGGCGGCGGTCCTCATCCAGCAGTACTACCGCAGCTACAAGCAGGCGCCACGTGGGGGCGCCAGCCACAACCCCAAGATCAA GGGCTCGTTCCTGACAAAGAAACAAGACCAGGCAGCGAGGAAGATCATGAGGTTTCTGAGACGCTGCAgacacag GATCAAGGAGCTGAAACAGACGAGGgagctggagaggagaggactgACGACATTATGA
- the zgc:85858 gene encoding stress-associated endoplasmic reticulum protein 1, producing the protein MSAVQRMKVANERHSKTITQRGHVQKTSRPVNEEKSPVGPWLLALFVFVVCGSAIFQIIQSIRQGM; encoded by the exons ATGTCGGCGGTGCAGCGTATGAAAGTGGCGAACGAGCGGCACAGCAAGACGATCACACAGCGGGGACACGTCCAGAAGACATCG cGGCctgtaaatgaagaaaagtcTCCGGTGGGTCCGTGGCTTCTTgccctctttgtctttgtggtttGTGGATCAG CCATCTTCCAGATCATCCAGAGCATCAGACAGGGCATGTGA
- the si:ch73-265d7.2 gene encoding C-type natriuretic peptide 2, with the protein MAPSLSLSVLPLLLLYLIAAVESRPPPQRDDKQVLHTLFGSRLSSLILATATSDDVTEGSAGPATPTGVLALSRGVGRRLGDRREAVPRFFLDFLQHQAKTKRRTRKSMVGGRGCFGRKMDRIGSISGLGC; encoded by the exons ATGGCGCCTTCTTTGTCCTTAtctgtccttcctctcctcctcctctacctcatCGCTGCCGTGGAGTCGAGACCGCCACCTCAACGGGACGACAAACAG GTGTTGCACACTCTGTTTGGCTCTCGGCTCTCTTCTCTTATCTTGGCAACGGCCAcctctgatgatgtcactgagggCTCGGCGGGACCCGCCACCCCCACCGGAGTATTGGCTCTGAGTCGCGGTGTTGGGCGGAGATTGGGTGACAGACGGGAGGCGGTCCCTCGCTTCTTCCTCGACTTCCTGCAGCACCAGGCAAAGACGAAGAGGCGGACCCGGAAGTCGATGGTGGGGGGAAGAGGATGCTTCGGGAGGAAGATGGACCGCATCGGCTCCATCAGCGGACTGGGCTGTTAG